GCTTGCACACGTAGTCATCTGCACCAGTCATAATCCCTTGAATCTTATCCATATCCTCTGATTTTGCACTTAGCATAAGAATTGGTATATTATTCTTTTCCCGTACTCTTCTGCAAACCTCTAGCCCATCAATACGTGGCATCATTATATCTAAAACTATCAAATGAATTTCTTCCTTTTCCAAAATATCTAAGGCTTCCTCTCCGCAGCTTGCCTTAAAAATGTTATACCCTTCATTTCTAAGACTTATCTCCAACAAATTTCTTATTTCTTTTTCATCATCTACTACTAGAATATTATTCATTTACTCCTCCATTTTTATAACTATCTTTGTAAATACTCTTCTAATGTGATTCTGTTATCATGAATATACTTAGCAACTTCCTTTCCTACATATCTGATATGCCAAGGTTCATATTCAATTCCTGTTATATTTTTCTTTCCATAAGGATATCTTATAATAAAACCAAATCTATAGCAATTATCTGCAAGCCAATCTGCTTCCTTACTTCCCTTTGCAAAATATCCATTTTTATTAGTTATATCAATGCACAGACCTGTTTGATGTTCACTAAATCCTGGTTTAGCTACATATGCATCTGCAAGCTTTTTTCCTTGAGATATCACTCTATTCTTATAAATATCTTCTTGTGACTTATAAGATCTATAACCCGAATTACCAAGTAATATTATCCCGTCTTTTTTACCTGCCTTTACTAATTCTTCTAATGGATTTACAACAGTTCTTGCTACGTGTTTTTCTTCATCACTTGATCCATTTGAAAATAGTATATTAGGTATACTTAATTCTTCTGGTACATAATTTCCACTTAATCCATACTTCTCATTTACTAATAATATTTTTTCATTCCCATTGGCATTGGTTACTTCAACCAACTTATCTTTGTCATTTAAACTATAAATGCTTGTGTTTCCATCAATATACCGAAATCCACAAATTATTAACACTATTATTATAAATCCTGATACCTTCTTATATACTTTTCTCATATCTTCTACTTCCTTTCAAATATCATAATTTAATTGTAGAAGATAGACTTTACAAGAATTATAAATAAACCTTACGAAATCTTAAGTTTATAAAAATGTAGAATATATAAATTTCTGTTTAGTTTGTTTTATCATTTCATTTGTGGCTTCCTTTGTTATTAATAATTTAAACTCTTAAAATTAAAATAATTAAATCCGTCCAAATTTAAAATTTGGACGGATTTAATTATTTATTTCACATTAATTTAACCTGTTTATGCATTCTCAGGGACTTCTAGTAAGCCTTTCCCTCTAATCCTAAGCCATAGAGCAATTCCTATCAAACATGATAATCCCTCTGTAGCTGTCATTGCCCAAATAACACCATTAACAGCAAATAGTAAGTTTCCTACAATCAAAATAGGAATAAATAAAACACCCCTCACAGAAGCCATAACAGTTGATTGAACTCCATCTCCTTGAGCTTGGAAGATTCCAGTGAAAAATTCACATAGTGCAGCAAATATAGTTGAAGAAAGTTGAGCTATGAGAGTTATTTGCCCTATGGTGATAACCTTAGGATCAATACTGAAAACTCCAATAATCTGTAACCTGAGTATAAATATAACTGCTCCTATAGCTAATGTTAAACCTAGAATATACAATATTGTTTTTCTAATAATCTCCATAAGACGTTTTTGATTATTGGAAGAGTAAGCAAATGCAATTAGTGGTACAACTCCCATTGCAAAGCCCATCCCAATACAATCTACAATTTGAACAACTCTTTGTGCAATTCCAAATCCAGCTACAACACTATCCCCATAAATCATGGAATAATTATTAAAAAGCAGACTTATAATTACGAAAAATCCACTAAGCAACAAAGCTGAAACTCCAACCTTTAAAATTTCACCATAAACCTCTTTACTTGGCTTAAAATACTTAATTGATAAACTCTGAACAGTACTTTTCTTTTGCAGATAATATATAAAATACAAAACTGAAACTATATTACCACAAAGAGAAGCTAGTGCTGATCCCATAACATTCATATTAAGAATAAAAATGAAGAACGGATTAAGTATTATATTAATTATAATACCTGCTATAGTACCAGTCATAGAAACGGTTGATGCTCCTTCAGCACGTACTGCTGCTTCAAGCGCCATATTAACAATAATAACTGGAGCACCAATTACAAGTATCATAACAAAATTTCTTGTATATTGTAGAGTCTCACCACTTGCTCCTAAGAGCGGTAAAATGAAGGATAAAAAAGGTAGACATATAATCGTAAAAATAACACCTATAATTATTGATGACCAAAAGTTAATAGAACTAACTTTTTTGGTACTGTCTGTATTTCCTTCACCTAAAAGTCTCGAAATATATGTTCCTGAACCTACTCCAAACATTTGTCCAAGTGCCATTAATACCAATGAAAATGGCAATGCCAACATAACTGCGGCCATCATTGCAGTATTATTAAGCTTGCCAACAAAAAAAGCATCTATTATATTATAAACAACTGACGCTATACTACTTAACATCATAGGAATAACCATGTGTATTATTGCTTTTGTAACAGGTGCCTTTTCCAAATAGTATAGTGATTTTTGATCCATATTTTCCATGTTTTCCATTATAAAAACTCCTTCCATTATATGAGTAATAATATTTTTTATTAACAATAATATTATTTATAAAACCTGTTTGAATGCTACAAATATAGTATATTGTTACAATTTAAACTCAATTTAAATGGAATTTAAACGCAATGTAAACAAAAAGAAAAACCACATTCCATTAATTCGGACTGTGGCTTTAAACATATTAGATTTTATTTTGGTAAGCAAACAGTAAATTCTGCACCATTTCCAATTTCACTTTTAAGAGATATTTCCCCCCCATGTAAATCAATAATCTTTTTTACTATTGAAAGTCCAAGCCCGTTGCCACCTAAAGAACGATCACGGGATTTATCTGCTTTGTAAAACCTCTCAAAAATTCGCGGTTGATCTTCTTGTGAAATACCTATACCTGTATCGGATATTTTACATTCAATTGTGTTTTCATTGCTTGATAGGCTAACTCCTATACTGCCGTTTTCTGGTGTAAATTTAATAGCATTATTAAGCAAATTTATAAATACCTGACTTAATAAATCCTCATCTCCACATATTGTAGTTTCATCAAGAGAAAGATCAAGTGTTATATTCTTTACTGACCACTGTGGCTCTAGCATAAGTAAAATACTTTCAATTTGCTTGTTAATTTGATACTTCTTTAAGTTTAAATTATTATCTTTCGCTTCCAAATTAGATAATCTCAATAGATTTTCGCTTAATTTTGATAATCGTTTACTTTCAGTTTCTATTATATTTGCATAGTGTGATATTTGTTTTTCACTTAAATTCCCCTTTTTCAATAACGTAGCAAATCCCGATATAGAGGTTAATGGCGACTGTATTTCATGGGATACATCTGATATAAAATCTTGTCGCAGTTTTTCCAAAGCTTCTAGATCCTTCGCCATTCTGTTGACATTGTCTGCAATTTCATTAAAAGGATCTAGTTCATTTGTTTTAACAAGTACATTGAAATCACCAGAAGCAATTGTGTTCATGGCTTCAATAGCTCCTCTTAATATTGGAAAATGTGAAAGATCAAATCTTTTATGTTTATTAGCAAATTTCCAGTGCAAATAGAAATTTACTTTCCAAGCTAAAAAATATATCACAGCAGAAGCTAAACTTTGAATAATAAATATTAGATATGAAGGAATATTTTCTGTTTTCCCGAAAATAAATATACAAATATAATATCCACTTGTAAGTCCAAGTAATGTTGTAATAAAAATAAGTATTAACAAGAAAAAATCCCTGTTACCTCTCACACCACTTCCTCCAATCTATAGCCAAGTCCTCTAATAGTTGTAATTTTGAATTTATAAATATCAGATGGAAATCTCTCCCTAAGACGGTTTATATGCACATCAAGAGTTCGCTCGTTCCCTTCAAAATCAAGCCCCCACACTTCTTCGATTAACCTATCACGAGAAAGAGTTTTACCAGAATAACTTCCAAGCGTAAATAAAAGTTCAAATTCCTTCATTGGTATATCGCATTTCTCATTGTTTTTAACAATAGTATAACTACTTTTATCTATAACTAAATTACCAATGCTAATAGTCTGTGAAGCAGCTACCTTATACCTCCTCAAAAGTGCTTTTATTCTAACAAGCAACTCATCGACTTCAAAGGGTTTTGTTAAATAATCGTCTGCACCAAGCTCAAAGCCCTTTACTTTTTGGGAAAGCTCGCTTTTGGCTGTTAACATTAAAATTGGCATATCCTCATAATATCTGCGTACTTGCTTACAAAATTCATAGCCGTCCATTTGAGGCATCATAATATCAAGCACACAAAGGTCTATTTTTTTCTCTCCAAGTTTTTGAAATGCATCCCTTCCATTTACAGCTTCATACACAGTGAATCCGTCATTTTTCAATACTTCACAAATAAGCTCTCTGATATAGTCGTCATCATCAATAACTAAAACTTTATTCAATGCTACCACCTCCCTCTTATAAGTATACAATATGAATTTAAATACAGTATAAACTAAATTTAGTTTTTTAATTATAAATTATTCAAACTAGCTTACTGCTCCGCTTCTAAGCTTAGTTTATATCAAAGATCTATAATGTACCATTTGAAAAGCTTACATGACTGTAACATTTATGTAAGCTTTAATAATTGGATAGAAAAAATTATTTTTATACTATTGCATTCTATTTAAATATGTTTTATAATTTCATTGAACAGGCGGTGAATAACTTGAATAATAATAACACTAAACTTACGAACCGAGATCTTCAAGCAATAGAAAGACGTAGTCAGCTTTTAGACTCAGCAAAGGAACTATTTGCCTCTAATGGTTACCATGCAACTACAACTAGACAGATAACAAAGAATATTGGCATGGCTGACGGACTTATTTATCACTATTTCCCAGATGGAAAAAAACAAATTTTAGATATAATTATTAAAGAATTTATTGATCAAAAATGGATTAAATTTGAAGAAGATATATCTGAAGTTAACTCTGACACACCACTTAAAGAAATCCTTCTAAAATTGGGAAACATAATATTTAAGTATATTGGCAATGATAAAAATATAGTAATTATATTATTAAGGGAACAAAATATATTATCCGATGAATATATTAATACTTTTAATAACCATATAAAAAAAGTAATTCATAAAACAGAGCTTATTTTAAAAGAGAAAGCTGAAAAAAATGAAATAAAAGCTTTTGACTTCTTCATGATGGCAAATCAGTTTTGGAGTGCTATATACACGTATATATTACAAAATATACTTTTTGGAGAAAAAAATTTGTATTCAATAAGTAAAGATGAGTATTTAGAGCAGATTATAAATTATACTCAAACAACTTGGAAAAAATAAAAATTCCTTTATGGAATTTTATACTTTTCGTTCACTGAATGTTCAATTAAAAAATTCAAACTAACAACAAAACTAAAAATTATTATATAGAGGAGGATTTAACTATGAAACTACATTTTCAAGACCAAGCATTTTCATTTGAATTATTAAGAGCTGTAACTTATGCAGGATACCAAGGAGCAGAAATAGGTGAAGCCTTAGCAACAGCTGCTAAAATTAAAGAAGGAGACTTTGACAGCTGGTATGAAGAATGGAAAGATACTGCTGAAAGAGTTGAACATATAGGTATTGACTGCTTAAATAAGAGACATAAAATAAGTGCCAGAGAAGCTTTCCTTAGAGCTCATAATTATTATAGAACTGCTGAATTCTTTTTACAAGGAACTGATCCAAGACGTAGTGAAAACTTTGAAAAAAGTGTTGAGACTTTCGAAAAAGCAATGAAGCTTATAGATTCACATTTTGAAATAGTTGAAATCCCATATGAAGGTACATATTTAAAAGGCTATTTCTATGGAGCGTCAAACTATGATAAAGCTAACGCCTCAACAATACCAACTTTATTATTTATCGGTGGATATGACTCCACACTTCAAGAACTTTATTTCTGTGGGGCCGCTCCAGCAATAAAACGTGGTTATAATTGCTTGATCTTTGAATGCCCAGGACAAGGAGAAGCTTTAAGAAAGAATAGCCTTTATATGCGTCATGATGCGGAAGTTCCAGTAGGTGCTGCAATAGATTACCTTGAAACAAGAAACGATATCGATATTAATAAAATATCCTTACTTGGTATGAGCTTAGGTGGTTACTTTGCACCAAGAGCAGCAGCTTTTGATGAACGTATAAAAGCATGTATTGCTTTCAACGTATTCTATGACACTTATGAATCCACTATAAATCAAAATCCTCAACTTGAAAAAGTATTAAGCCTACCAACAGAACA
The window above is part of the Clostridium saccharoperbutylacetonicum N1-4(HMT) genome. Proteins encoded here:
- a CDS encoding M15 family metallopeptidase; translated protein: MRKVYKKVSGFIIIVLIICGFRYIDGNTSIYSLNDKDKLVEVTNANGNEKILLVNEKYGLSGNYVPEELSIPNILFSNGSSDEEKHVARTVVNPLEELVKAGKKDGIILLGNSGYRSYKSQEDIYKNRVISQGKKLADAYVAKPGFSEHQTGLCIDITNKNGYFAKGSKEADWLADNCYRFGFIIRYPYGKKNITGIEYEPWHIRYVGKEVAKYIHDNRITLEEYLQR
- a CDS encoding MATE family efflux transporter; its protein translation is MENMENMDQKSLYYLEKAPVTKAIIHMVIPMMLSSIASVVYNIIDAFFVGKLNNTAMMAAVMLALPFSLVLMALGQMFGVGSGTYISRLLGEGNTDSTKKVSSINFWSSIIIGVIFTIICLPFLSFILPLLGASGETLQYTRNFVMILVIGAPVIIVNMALEAAVRAEGASTVSMTGTIAGIIINIILNPFFIFILNMNVMGSALASLCGNIVSVLYFIYYLQKKSTVQSLSIKYFKPSKEVYGEILKVGVSALLLSGFFVIISLLFNNYSMIYGDSVVAGFGIAQRVVQIVDCIGMGFAMGVVPLIAFAYSSNNQKRLMEIIRKTILYILGLTLAIGAVIFILRLQIIGVFSIDPKVITIGQITLIAQLSSTIFAALCEFFTGIFQAQGDGVQSTVMASVRGVLFIPILIVGNLLFAVNGVIWAMTATEGLSCLIGIALWLRIRGKGLLEVPENA
- a CDS encoding sensor histidine kinase, translated to MRGNRDFFLLILIFITTLLGLTSGYYICIFIFGKTENIPSYLIFIIQSLASAVIYFLAWKVNFYLHWKFANKHKRFDLSHFPILRGAIEAMNTIASGDFNVLVKTNELDPFNEIADNVNRMAKDLEALEKLRQDFISDVSHEIQSPLTSISGFATLLKKGNLSEKQISHYANIIETESKRLSKLSENLLRLSNLEAKDNNLNLKKYQINKQIESILLMLEPQWSVKNITLDLSLDETTICGDEDLLSQVFINLLNNAIKFTPENGSIGVSLSSNENTIECKISDTGIGISQEDQPRIFERFYKADKSRDRSLGGNGLGLSIVKKIIDLHGGEISLKSEIGNGAEFTVCLPK
- a CDS encoding response regulator transcription factor, whose product is MNKVLVIDDDDYIRELICEVLKNDGFTVYEAVNGRDAFQKLGEKKIDLCVLDIMMPQMDGYEFCKQVRRYYEDMPILMLTAKSELSQKVKGFELGADDYLTKPFEVDELLVRIKALLRRYKVAASQTISIGNLVIDKSSYTIVKNNEKCDIPMKEFELLFTLGSYSGKTLSRDRLIEEVWGLDFEGNERTLDVHINRLRERFPSDIYKFKITTIRGLGYRLEEVV
- a CDS encoding TetR/AcrR family transcriptional regulator; the protein is MNNLNNNNTKLTNRDLQAIERRSQLLDSAKELFASNGYHATTTRQITKNIGMADGLIYHYFPDGKKQILDIIIKEFIDQKWIKFEEDISEVNSDTPLKEILLKLGNIIFKYIGNDKNIVIILLREQNILSDEYINTFNNHIKKVIHKTELILKEKAEKNEIKAFDFFMMANQFWSAIYTYILQNILFGEKNLYSISKDEYLEQIINYTQTTWKK
- a CDS encoding alpha/beta hydrolase family protein, which gives rise to MKLHFQDQAFSFELLRAVTYAGYQGAEIGEALATAAKIKEGDFDSWYEEWKDTAERVEHIGIDCLNKRHKISAREAFLRAHNYYRTAEFFLQGTDPRRSENFEKSVETFEKAMKLIDSHFEIVEIPYEGTYLKGYFYGASNYDKANASTIPTLLFIGGYDSTLQELYFCGAAPAIKRGYNCLIFECPGQGEALRKNSLYMRHDAEVPVGAAIDYLETRNDIDINKISLLGMSLGGYFAPRAAAFDERIKACIAFNVFYDTYESTINQNPQLEKVLSLPTEQKEAMLAKAEENNSNLRWMLNNGKWVFGLKHRYEVFDEMKKASLKGVAEKIKCPILLTMGETDHFVSNDQLNALLDSIKAPKTVRVFTINEGAEEHCQEGNHALFHQVMFDWLDEIFENYLD